The Legionella lytica genome has a segment encoding these proteins:
- a CDS encoding tetratricopeptide repeat protein: protein MFNSFHADGVKALDEHNYGIAKDFFLQAIEKNPEVAESYFYLGKCCFFCDEKQQALSPLKKFIELRQNNSDEVANVSYAFDLLGQCYEAENKNTAALRCYETATKIYPSAASAWNNMGLFYIKSALHYLETDLASSAKVFKGALFFIKKALELCSDNPVFLQTAASWYEQYIEVLERAVENVEAIQKNITSNFSYAIQYYRKALSLCHEQDLALKNIISSNLTECLAQYGHHLYKNKDYKNAQVIYLEAMYLDPEHLIVINQIGMSLFKQNCFSEARNYFSSILEKTDDKQEVADAWLNIACTYRLEKKWRKAEEALSHAQKFAPEDSSITEEEIKLNEAKLAELLISTPQTLFGSSNLDSLDTGSKTVQESSFQFKVD from the coding sequence ATGTTTAATTCGTTCCATGCAGATGGAGTAAAAGCACTTGATGAACATAATTATGGAATAGCTAAAGATTTTTTCCTTCAAGCAATTGAAAAAAATCCAGAAGTAGCAGAAAGCTATTTTTATTTAGGAAAATGTTGCTTTTTTTGTGATGAAAAACAACAAGCTCTATCCCCCTTAAAAAAGTTCATTGAATTAAGGCAAAATAATTCAGATGAAGTAGCCAATGTTTCTTATGCATTCGATTTACTAGGTCAATGTTATGAAGCGGAAAACAAGAACACTGCAGCACTAAGATGTTACGAAACGGCAACTAAGATTTATCCATCCGCAGCTTCAGCCTGGAACAACATGGGTTTGTTTTATATAAAATCTGCTCTGCATTATCTTGAAACAGATCTGGCAAGCAGCGCGAAAGTTTTTAAAGGAGCACTGTTTTTTATCAAAAAAGCCTTGGAGCTATGTAGTGACAATCCTGTATTTCTACAAACTGCAGCCAGTTGGTATGAACAATACATCGAAGTTCTTGAAAGAGCGGTTGAAAATGTGGAGGCTATACAGAAAAATATCACTAGCAATTTTAGTTATGCAATACAATATTACCGAAAAGCATTATCCTTATGTCACGAGCAAGACCTAGCCTTAAAAAATATTATTTCATCTAACCTTACAGAATGTTTAGCGCAATATGGCCATCACTTGTATAAAAATAAAGATTATAAAAATGCACAAGTAATTTATTTAGAAGCAATGTATCTTGATCCAGAACACCTTATTGTCATTAATCAAATTGGAATGTCTCTTTTTAAACAGAATTGCTTCTCTGAGGCCAGAAATTATTTTTCGTCCATCTTGGAAAAAACAGACGATAAACAAGAAGTTGCGGATGCATGGTTAAATATTGCTTGTACTTACAGATTAGAGAAAAAATGGAGGAAGGCTGAAGAGGCTCTTAGCCACGCTCAGAAATTTGCACCAGAGGACTCTTCTATTACCGAGGAAGAAATAAAACTGAATGAAGCAAAATTGGCCGAACTACTTATATCTACACCTCAAACATTATTTGGCAGCTCAAATCTTGATTCTTTAGATACTGGAAGTAAAACAGTTCAAGAGTCAAGTTTCCAATTTAAGGTAGACTAA
- a CDS encoding Ku protein — protein sequence MWKGEISFGLVCIPVSLVSIEENNELKFHLLDSKTKSRVRYQRVSEETGNDDEA from the coding sequence ATTTGGAAAGGTGAAATCTCCTTCGGTCTTGTTTGCATCCCAGTATCATTAGTGTCTATAGAAGAAAACAATGAGCTCAAATTCCATCTTTTAGACTCGAAAACAAAATCTCGCGTGCGCTATCAACGAGTCAGCGAAGAAACCGGAAATGATGACGAAGCGTAG
- a CDS encoding helix-turn-helix domain-containing protein, giving the protein MAHARQKGKNHGRPATTKKYESEIDTLFKSGFSKSEIAKRLGIGRTSVRRVLSAQLQELEC; this is encoded by the coding sequence ATCGCTCATGCCAGACAAAAAGGAAAAAATCACGGTCGACCTGCAACAACAAAAAAATACGAAAGTGAAATAGATACATTATTTAAATCAGGATTTAGTAAATCTGAAATTGCTAAAAGACTTGGCATTGGCCGAACATCGGTAAGACGAGTTTTATCCGCACAATTACAGGAATTAGAATGCTAA
- a CDS encoding AAA family ATPase: protein MLIIFGGLPGTGKTTISKEVASRLKAVYLRVDTVEQTLKNLEGYPDSLIIGSEGYVISYAIAKENLALGLDVIADSVNPIAITRHDWRQVAKEADTDYVEIELICSDKIQHQGRIEKRVADINGHKLPTWKDVLNRDYEPWESISMIIDTSKHTVNESVQKIIELLASLQNKGS, encoded by the coding sequence ATGCTAATTATTTTTGGTGGACTGCCAGGAACTGGTAAAACAACAATTTCAAAGGAAGTAGCCAGCCGCTTGAAGGCTGTTTACCTGAGAGTGGATACTGTTGAGCAAACATTAAAAAATTTAGAGGGCTACCCTGATTCATTGATAATAGGCTCTGAAGGTTATGTAATAAGTTATGCTATCGCGAAAGAAAATTTGGCGTTGGGCCTGGATGTTATTGCTGATTCAGTTAATCCAATTGCCATTACTCGCCACGACTGGCGCCAGGTTGCTAAAGAAGCGGATACTGATTATGTAGAAATTGAATTAATTTGTTCAGATAAAATACAACATCAAGGCAGGATAGAAAAGAGAGTGGCAGATATAAACGGTCATAAACTACCTACATGGAAAGATGTTTTAAATAGAGATTATGAACCATGGGAATCAATATCTATGATTATTGACACCTCCAAACATACTGTAAATGAGTCTGTTCAAAAAATTATTGAGCTATTAGCCTCATTACAGAACAAGGGAAGTTAA
- a CDS encoding cupin domain-containing protein, whose amino-acid sequence MKKVNLAEKFNLFNEHWSPYIVGELNGQYVKLAKFKGEFMWHSHAKEDELFLVVKGTLRIEFRDGIVTLNEGEFYIVPKGVEHKPVADEEAHVMLLEPKSTEQTGGIESNLLVDKQPRI is encoded by the coding sequence ATGAAAAAAGTGAACCTGGCCGAAAAATTTAACCTTTTTAATGAGCACTGGTCTCCTTATATTGTTGGAGAACTCAATGGGCAATATGTCAAGCTGGCAAAGTTCAAGGGAGAATTCATGTGGCATAGCCACGCCAAAGAAGATGAGTTATTTTTAGTAGTAAAAGGCACGCTCAGAATTGAATTTCGAGATGGAATAGTTACCTTAAATGAAGGTGAATTTTATATTGTCCCAAAAGGAGTTGAACATAAACCTGTTGCAGATGAGGAAGCGCATGTAATGCTGTTAGAACCCAAATCTACGGAGCAAACTGGCGGAATTGAAAGTAACTTGCTCGTTGATAAGCAACCAAGGATTTGA
- a CDS encoding VOC family protein — MIDHVTIYVTDLLKSKRFYEKVFLPLIIRYPLEMRENFGHST; from the coding sequence ATGATTGACCATGTGACAATTTATGTAACTGATCTCTTGAAAAGCAAACGCTTTTACGAAAAGGTTTTCCTACCTTTGATTATAAGGTATCCTTTGGAGATGAGGGAAAATTTTGGGCATTCCACATAG
- a CDS encoding response regulator, with protein sequence MSSGAIPKLKKKFSLENTLNQVIALNLARSLEKGLSLTLNMDRDLPKYVIGDKVRLHRVALELVANALNFTDSGFVTLSALIAKKDDGKLILKLMVEDSGIGIPKDKQQEIYVQFKRLTPSYQGIYKGAGLGLSVVKQFIDELDGEIYVHSEARCGTTFTCLIPLQEPLLDDATGIDSQMEDLIDKPLETPYAQEIKPTVSPQHSHKFRVLVVEDNPIAQTVAKAILHQLHCDTDLADTGEKAVELWKKGHYNLIFMDIGLPDMDGYEVTHQIRLYEITQKTYSPIIALTAHAGDENKQRCIEAGMNAVLTKPLTAQNCIDILDAFIPGYHQPNATPQEVAYRSELPQHNDSLFDLVPYPALDIDAGIKATGTVEVLVQMLHFMVNDSLIPDVQLMKQAHDALDWDKVQQIAHKIKGGAVYVGTVKIKMACQYLERYWKSGQRELLEALYQQTLRVIDESLLDIKRWLHSH encoded by the coding sequence GTGAGCTCGGGTGCAATCCCCAAATTAAAGAAAAAATTCAGCCTCGAAAACACATTAAACCAAGTGATTGCACTCAATCTCGCCCGCTCTTTAGAAAAGGGGCTTTCCTTAACCCTGAACATGGACCGCGACCTCCCAAAGTATGTTATTGGCGATAAGGTGCGTCTGCACCGTGTAGCCTTGGAACTAGTGGCCAATGCGTTGAATTTCACCGACAGCGGATTTGTTACACTAAGCGCCCTAATCGCCAAAAAAGACGATGGAAAATTAATATTAAAACTGATGGTGGAAGACTCAGGGATTGGGATTCCCAAAGACAAACAACAAGAAATTTATGTGCAGTTCAAGCGCCTTACTCCCTCCTATCAGGGAATTTATAAAGGGGCAGGACTTGGTCTTTCGGTGGTCAAACAATTTATCGATGAATTAGATGGGGAGATTTATGTGCACAGTGAAGCACGATGCGGCACGACATTTACCTGCCTTATTCCTTTACAAGAACCGCTGCTTGACGATGCCACAGGCATTGATTCGCAGATGGAAGATCTTATTGATAAACCTCTGGAAACACCCTACGCCCAAGAAATTAAGCCAACCGTTTCCCCTCAACATAGCCATAAATTTCGTGTGCTGGTCGTTGAAGATAATCCTATTGCCCAAACGGTCGCAAAAGCTATTCTCCACCAACTTCACTGTGATACGGATCTAGCAGACACGGGGGAAAAAGCAGTCGAACTCTGGAAAAAGGGACACTATAATCTCATTTTCATGGATATTGGATTACCCGATATGGATGGTTATGAAGTCACCCATCAAATTAGACTGTACGAAATCACGCAAAAAACATACAGCCCTATTATTGCCCTTACAGCTCATGCCGGTGACGAAAATAAACAACGCTGTATCGAGGCAGGCATGAATGCTGTTTTAACCAAGCCGCTGACCGCACAAAATTGCATCGACATACTCGATGCATTTATTCCAGGGTATCATCAACCGAATGCGACGCCCCAAGAAGTCGCCTATCGTTCTGAACTACCCCAACACAATGACTCCTTATTTGATTTAGTACCCTACCCTGCTTTGGATATTGACGCGGGCATTAAAGCAACCGGTACCGTTGAGGTTCTCGTTCAAATGCTGCATTTTATGGTGAATGACTCGCTGATTCCCGATGTCCAGCTAATGAAACAGGCGCATGACGCATTAGATTGGGATAAAGTCCAACAAATAGCTCATAAAATCAAGGGTGGCGCAGTCTATGTGGGTACGGTAAAAATTAAAATGGCCTGCCAATACTTAGAAAGATATTGGAAGTCAGGGCAACGTGAGTTGCTGGAAGCACTCTATCAACAAACCCTTCGGGTGATTGATGAAAGCCTTCTCGACATTAAACGTTGGTTGCATTCTCATTAA
- a CDS encoding Tn3 family transposase, whose amino-acid sequence MYSPNRINLLSDQEIEAIYAIPEFNKAERELYFSITDEEMLIVKKYRTTKAQIYFIRLLGYFKAKQQFYKFNLGQDNDSQFILGKYFGEHLLGLTGQIDFKTYQKQKTDILLLFGFKDWQPPYEPKIQLHLSELIKLYPKGHDALRQLLNYFSNQQIVLPSYRTIQDMFTNAYSIEDARLDALISVIPESKKEQLSVLINKEDGITPLNVIRLDQKNFKYKAIKAEVDKALRLAELYDFAKSFLPRLKISKNSIRYYADLAEQYAASRLRRLSKPQQWLQALCFVYHRYQQIMDHLITSFIYHTRGIMNEGKIYAEKAMAEHSSGLVVDLPKLARFLKWFPNRKHNLTHDELNHQAYNILPVEQFPALAQFLEGSVFDKKAAKWAFFLESSRQIALYLRPIMLAVPLVFYKKDSDIMRLIDLLKKHYGADKSPSSFKLPKDLEDAISKTMIPYLKANPTDEHVDPHLFEFFVYQKMYRRLDKGLLCCNESVSYCDIDHDLIDDALVDDVEKIAHEFGYPNIPIYCSEHLDEVLNVLDNTWDRATKRISLGENPGFLIKETKSGEQEWSLGYDSLDKLDDAFFKTLTQVEIPDITMHIGNHVDMWRAFTHMKTRYHKKRKPVPLVVNACVLSDAFGIGEEKMADMSDLSHNLLRSTHEDFIRVDTLCPANDIASNLLHSLPIFKQWNLMDLQLLADADGQKLPTSESTIQSRYSKKFLGKEPGLSVYTLIANFVAVNAKNIGPNEYEGHCLYDVIFGNKTDIDIDMVTGDNHSLNQLNFVILDSIDIEYVPSIKNVKEATNDLFSVKSVDHYTGIIRPSGVINKGLIKSEERGILRVLLSLLLQENTQSIIVKKINSSARYGRLKKALFEYNKILKTTHVLNLIDNMALRKAIRAARNRTEAYHQLQGLIRKVYRGVFKGKKIVNNRVSAHAVRLVANCIIAYNGIILNTIYEKMLKEGVSQNIIDEFIRISPIAWAHIAFTGKYSFKKSNGDINIATMVEELEKHLKQHFWKVT is encoded by the coding sequence ATGTATAGCCCTAATCGAATAAACCTGTTATCTGATCAAGAAATTGAAGCCATTTATGCTATCCCTGAATTTAATAAAGCTGAACGAGAGTTGTATTTTTCAATAACGGATGAGGAAATGCTCATCGTCAAAAAATATCGCACTACGAAGGCACAGATTTATTTTATTCGATTGCTTGGGTATTTTAAGGCCAAGCAACAGTTTTATAAATTTAATTTAGGCCAAGATAATGACTCACAATTTATTTTAGGAAAATATTTCGGGGAACACCTACTAGGACTTACAGGTCAAATCGATTTTAAAACTTATCAAAAACAAAAAACTGATATTCTCTTGTTGTTTGGCTTTAAAGATTGGCAGCCACCGTATGAGCCCAAAATTCAGCTTCATTTAAGTGAGCTGATCAAGCTGTACCCAAAAGGACATGATGCTCTACGACAATTATTAAACTACTTTAGTAATCAACAGATTGTTTTACCTTCGTATCGCACCATACAGGATATGTTTACCAATGCATATTCAATAGAAGATGCTCGACTTGATGCACTTATTTCAGTTATTCCAGAATCAAAAAAAGAACAACTGTCGGTTTTAATCAATAAAGAGGATGGGATAACTCCATTGAATGTAATCCGGTTGGATCAGAAGAATTTTAAATATAAGGCTATCAAGGCTGAGGTAGATAAGGCCTTGAGACTTGCCGAATTATATGATTTTGCAAAAAGCTTCCTCCCAAGACTCAAAATATCCAAGAACTCTATTCGCTATTATGCTGATTTAGCGGAACAGTACGCGGCTTCTAGGCTCAGACGTTTAAGTAAGCCACAACAATGGCTTCAAGCTTTGTGTTTTGTATATCATCGTTATCAACAAATTATGGATCACTTAATTACCAGCTTTATATATCACACCAGAGGTATAATGAATGAGGGTAAAATATATGCTGAAAAGGCAATGGCTGAGCATAGTTCAGGTTTGGTTGTTGACTTACCAAAATTGGCTCGATTTCTAAAATGGTTTCCAAATCGTAAGCATAATTTAACCCATGATGAGCTAAACCACCAAGCTTATAATATTTTACCAGTGGAACAGTTCCCTGCTCTTGCACAATTTTTGGAAGGCAGTGTATTTGATAAAAAAGCAGCCAAATGGGCATTTTTTCTGGAATCATCAAGGCAAATTGCATTGTATCTCCGGCCTATTATGTTAGCAGTACCGCTCGTATTTTATAAAAAAGACAGCGATATTATGAGGCTTATCGATTTACTCAAAAAACACTATGGTGCTGATAAAAGTCCATCATCATTTAAGCTGCCAAAGGATTTGGAGGACGCCATCTCTAAAACAATGATTCCTTACTTGAAAGCAAATCCAACTGATGAGCATGTAGATCCCCATTTATTTGAATTTTTTGTCTATCAAAAAATGTATCGTCGTTTAGATAAAGGACTGCTCTGTTGCAATGAAAGTGTCTCTTATTGTGACATAGACCATGATTTAATTGATGATGCGTTAGTGGATGATGTAGAAAAAATAGCCCATGAATTTGGTTATCCAAATATTCCAATCTATTGCAGTGAGCACTTAGATGAAGTGCTTAACGTCCTAGATAACACGTGGGATAGGGCAACAAAACGCATTAGTCTTGGCGAAAATCCTGGATTTCTGATAAAAGAAACTAAATCTGGTGAGCAAGAGTGGAGTCTAGGCTACGATAGCCTGGATAAGCTAGATGATGCTTTTTTTAAGACCCTCACACAAGTAGAAATCCCTGATATTACTATGCATATTGGTAATCACGTTGATATGTGGCGTGCATTTACCCACATGAAAACCCGTTATCATAAAAAAAGAAAGCCTGTTCCTTTGGTTGTTAATGCGTGCGTACTGTCCGATGCCTTTGGTATTGGTGAGGAAAAAATGGCTGATATGTCAGATCTTAGCCATAATCTTTTGCGATCAACTCATGAAGATTTCATTCGTGTGGATACTTTATGCCCTGCGAATGATATAGCAAGCAATTTACTCCATTCATTGCCTATTTTTAAACAATGGAATTTAATGGATTTACAATTATTAGCTGATGCAGACGGGCAAAAGCTTCCAACTAGTGAAAGTACAATTCAGTCAAGATATTCAAAAAAATTTCTTGGTAAGGAACCTGGGCTTTCTGTGTATACATTAATTGCAAATTTTGTTGCTGTGAATGCCAAGAATATTGGACCTAACGAGTATGAAGGACACTGTCTCTATGATGTAATCTTTGGCAATAAGACAGACATTGATATTGACATGGTGACTGGAGACAACCACTCTTTAAATCAACTCAATTTTGTTATACTGGATTCAATAGATATTGAATATGTTCCAAGTATAAAAAATGTTAAAGAAGCGACAAATGATTTGTTTTCAGTTAAATCAGTTGATCACTACACTGGAATTATTCGTCCTAGTGGGGTTATTAATAAAGGTCTGATTAAATCTGAGGAAAGAGGGATATTACGGGTTTTACTCTCCTTACTTTTGCAGGAAAATACTCAGAGCATCATCGTTAAAAAAATAAACTCTTCTGCTCGGTATGGAAGATTAAAAAAAGCACTTTTTGAGTACAATAAAATATTAAAAACTACGCATGTATTAAATTTAATAGATAACATGGCGCTTAGGAAGGCCATACGTGCAGCAAGAAATCGAACAGAGGCTTATCACCAATTGCAAGGTCTCATTAGGAAAGTTTATCGTGGGGTCTTTAAGGGAAAGAAAATTGTTAATAATCGAGTCAGTGCACATGCAGTAAGACTTGTTGCAAACTGTATCATTGCCTACAACGGTATTATTTTGAATACTATTTATGAAAAAATGCTTAAAGAAGGAGTTAGCCAAAACATTATTGATGAATTTATTAGAATATCACCTATTGCTTGGGCGCATATTGCCTTTACCGGAAAGTACAGTTTTAAAAAAAGTAATGGTGATATTAATATTGCAACAATGGTTGAGGAACTGGAAAAACATTTAAAGCAGCATTTTTGGAAAGTTACTTAA
- a CDS encoding DUF4160 domain-containing protein, protein MPTISAFYGILIQMFWGDHAPPHFHALYAEYEVLIDIHTLEVIRGSMPRRALALVLEWAFAHRAELLEDWTLCEQNQSPKKISPLE, encoded by the coding sequence ATGCCAACAATTAGTGCATTTTATGGAATACTGATTCAAATGTTTTGGGGTGATCATGCGCCACCTCACTTTCATGCCTTATATGCAGAATATGAAGTGCTCATTGATATACATACACTTGAAGTAATTAGGGGCTCTATGCCTCGTCGAGCATTGGCTTTAGTATTGGAATGGGCATTTGCACACCGCGCAGAGTTACTTGAGGATTGGACATTATGCGAACAAAATCAGTCACCAAAGAAAATATCGCCCCTGGAATAG
- a CDS encoding DUF2442 domain-containing protein, with protein MRTKSVTKENIAPGIVCTAPWRLTKVKPLQNYEIEVEFNDGTHGFVEMITLIMSERAGIFAALKDRDVFNQAHLEYGVLTWPGEIDLAPDAMHDAIKQKGRWVLS; from the coding sequence ATGCGAACAAAATCAGTCACCAAAGAAAATATCGCCCCTGGAATAGTATGCACTGCTCCTTGGCGTTTAACAAAAGTAAAACCACTACAAAATTATGAAATTGAAGTCGAATTCAATGATGGCACACATGGTTTTGTTGAAATGATTACATTAATAATGAGTGAGCGAGCGGGCATTTTTGCTGCACTTAAAGATAGAGACGTCTTTAATCAAGCCCATCTTGAATATGGGGTATTAACTTGGCCTGGAGAAATTGACTTAGCACCAGATGCGATGCACGATGCAATCAAACAAAAGGGTCGCTGGGTTTTATCATAG
- a CDS encoding recombinase family protein translates to MLVGYARVSTIDQNLELQLSALKEVGCEKLYQDHISGTKANRPGLDLALEVLRKNDTLVVWKLDRLGRTVKGLIDLVNHLHQKEIHFKSITDNVDTSTPAGRFFFHVMASLAQMERELMAERTKAGLAAAKAKGRVGGRKRKMTQSKIESAKQLLSSGSLPRDVAQNLGISIPTLYRWIPASNQG, encoded by the coding sequence ATGTTGGTTGGTTATGCGCGTGTTTCAACAATTGATCAAAATCTGGAACTTCAACTTTCTGCATTGAAGGAAGTGGGCTGTGAGAAGCTATATCAAGATCACATATCAGGAACCAAAGCAAATCGCCCAGGTCTCGATCTAGCTCTTGAAGTATTGAGAAAAAATGACACTTTGGTTGTTTGGAAATTAGATCGATTAGGACGAACTGTTAAAGGATTGATTGACTTAGTTAATCATTTGCATCAGAAAGAAATCCACTTTAAAAGCATTACCGATAATGTCGATACGTCCACACCAGCAGGCCGTTTCTTTTTTCATGTTATGGCAAGCCTTGCACAAATGGAACGTGAATTAATGGCCGAACGAACTAAAGCGGGCTTAGCTGCTGCGAAAGCAAAAGGTAGAGTTGGTGGTCGTAAACGAAAAATGACTCAAAGCAAAATTGAGTCGGCTAAACAATTACTGTCTTCTGGCTCGTTACCTCGGGATGTTGCACAAAATCTTGGGATATCTATACCAACTTTGTATCGATGGATACCTGCTTCTAACCAGGGATAG
- a CDS encoding alpha/beta hydrolase encodes MPEPIAYIYRQARDSKGKINADALGSLIPKDTVEETMEGDRILYIHQPPSTETQPGVLILMDGEQEMRPGDSVKSTPAILDELCKKKQISPQVTVYIPAPEDRIGEYACNKEFADFLSNKLVPLLQEPPFGCSKRREQTTIGGTSFGGLAATHAALTNPETFGNVLSQSGAFWWNKDWKGFDKFEEWGKAAKTSILETTKQATAMAWLSKIPHKDGLPIKFYLSGGEIEEGKTPSLNGESFPGAITLNKGLSLQLAERGHIVKTEIKRGDHNYDSWQADKPTALRTLLPKPTPQLISEKEKTNQYRDHVREMRRPEPGYMAPTESSKAKEREKFSPLHTTPKPWK; translated from the coding sequence ATGCCTGAACCTATTGCCTATATATATAGACAAGCTCGCGACTCCAAGGGGAAGATTAATGCTGATGCTTTGGGTAGTCTGATACCTAAAGACACGGTGGAAGAAACAATGGAAGGTGATCGCATTCTTTATATTCATCAGCCACCCTCTACTGAAACTCAACCAGGAGTTTTAATACTCATGGATGGCGAACAAGAAATGCGGCCAGGGGATTCTGTTAAATCTACCCCTGCAATTTTAGATGAGTTGTGTAAAAAGAAACAAATATCTCCACAAGTCACTGTATATATTCCTGCACCGGAGGATAGGATAGGTGAGTACGCTTGTAATAAAGAATTCGCTGATTTTTTAAGTAATAAACTTGTCCCTCTGCTTCAAGAACCTCCATTTGGATGTAGTAAACGCCGAGAACAAACAACAATAGGTGGCACCAGCTTTGGTGGGCTTGCAGCAACACATGCTGCACTTACAAATCCTGAAACATTTGGTAATGTTCTTTCTCAATCAGGTGCTTTCTGGTGGAATAAAGATTGGAAAGGATTTGATAAATTTGAGGAGTGGGGAAAGGCAGCCAAAACATCAATACTTGAAACAACTAAACAAGCAACGGCGATGGCGTGGTTGAGTAAAATACCTCATAAAGATGGCTTGCCAATAAAATTTTATCTAAGTGGTGGTGAAATTGAGGAAGGTAAAACTCCTAGTTTAAATGGTGAATCATTCCCTGGAGCAATTACATTAAACAAGGGGTTGAGTTTACAGTTAGCCGAACGTGGACATATTGTAAAAACAGAAATTAAAAGAGGAGACCATAATTACGACTCTTGGCAAGCTGATAAACCAACGGCGTTGCGAACGTTGCTCCCTAAACCAACACCACAGTTAATATCCGAGAAAGAAAAAACAAACCAATATAGAGATCATGTTAGAGAAATGAGGCGACCTGAGCCAGGATATATGGCACCTACAGAGTCATCTAAGGCAAAAGAAAGAGAAAAATTTAGTCCTTTGCACACAACACCAAAACCATGGAAATAA
- a CDS encoding sensor histidine kinase, which yields MDAYSMFLLNLDNVGDFLSKYTEFSDQVYWISSPDFSAIKYISPSYEKIWGRPRQELYHNPELWITFLHPEDAKTHHPIHEMARKIQVEGEKARYEEHYRIIRPDGSIRWILDRGFPLFDTQGTCYGVTGIAVDITEIKQRELELNLAKEAAEAANQAKTEFMENMRHDIRTPLTGIVGFAELLKMESDRGPVEELTKSGISGKPQQLIRF from the coding sequence ATGGATGCTTATTCTATGTTTCTACTCAATTTAGATAATGTCGGTGACTTTTTATCAAAATATACCGAATTCAGTGACCAAGTGTATTGGATTAGCAGTCCTGATTTCAGTGCAATAAAATACATCAGCCCCTCTTATGAAAAAATATGGGGAAGGCCAAGACAAGAGCTTTACCACAACCCAGAACTATGGATTACTTTTTTACATCCCGAAGATGCAAAAACCCATCATCCCATTCATGAAATGGCTAGAAAAATTCAAGTTGAAGGAGAAAAGGCTCGCTATGAGGAACACTATCGCATCATCAGACCCGATGGTTCTATCCGCTGGATACTGGATAGAGGGTTCCCGCTTTTTGACACACAAGGAACCTGCTATGGGGTAACTGGAATCGCTGTTGATATCACCGAAATAAAACAAAGAGAGTTAGAATTAAACCTTGCCAAGGAAGCTGCTGAAGCAGCAAACCAAGCCAAAACAGAGTTTATGGAGAACATGCGCCACGACATCCGCACTCCATTAACCGGGATTGTGGGTTTTGCTGAGTTATTAAAAATGGAATCAGATAGGGGTCCTGTGGAAGAACTGACAAAAAGTGGGATTTCAGGAAAACCCCAACAATTAATTCGGTTTTAA